A DNA window from Streptomyces sp. CA-278952 contains the following coding sequences:
- a CDS encoding DUF2637 domain-containing protein: MRLTDISLDWLLPGAVLLVGVMAAVTVVARGKRAAGKAAADDSWERSEDRRRRKEALYATASYVLLFCCAAVAAALSFHGLVGFGRQNLNLTGGWEYLVPFGLDGAAMFCSVLAVREASHGDAALGSRLLVWTFAGAAAWFNWVHAPRGMDHAGAPHFFAGMSLSAAVLFDRALKQTRRAALREQGLVPRPLPQIRIVRWLRAPRETFGAWSLMLLEGVRTLDEAVDEVREDRREREQDRLRRRDQEKLDRARIKALNRQNRVWGRGGRVDRQVDVPAIAAASGGAAPAVAEPAIAEPGQLPLRPRPSLQAVGPKQPAGSSSKSLDASSRGSDPRTVDLTAEDDTQTLPRLDSLEQKLKDLEQQFG; encoded by the coding sequence ATGAGACTGACCGACATATCGCTTGACTGGCTGCTTCCGGGCGCCGTACTGCTCGTGGGAGTCATGGCGGCGGTGACGGTGGTCGCACGCGGCAAGCGTGCCGCCGGCAAGGCCGCGGCCGACGACTCCTGGGAACGCAGCGAGGATCGCCGCAGACGCAAGGAAGCGCTGTACGCCACCGCCAGTTACGTCCTGCTGTTCTGCTGCGCGGCGGTCGCCGCCGCGCTCTCCTTCCACGGGCTCGTCGGCTTCGGCCGGCAGAACCTGAACCTCACCGGAGGCTGGGAGTATCTGGTCCCGTTCGGACTGGACGGGGCCGCGATGTTCTGTTCGGTGCTGGCCGTACGGGAGGCGAGCCACGGAGACGCGGCGCTCGGCTCCCGGCTGCTGGTGTGGACCTTCGCCGGGGCCGCCGCCTGGTTCAACTGGGTGCACGCCCCCCGGGGCATGGACCACGCGGGCGCTCCGCACTTCTTCGCGGGGATGTCCCTCTCGGCCGCAGTGCTCTTCGACCGCGCGCTGAAGCAGACCCGCCGGGCCGCGCTGCGCGAACAGGGCCTGGTGCCCCGTCCGTTGCCGCAGATCCGGATCGTCCGCTGGCTGCGGGCACCCAGGGAGACCTTCGGCGCCTGGTCGCTGATGCTCCTGGAGGGCGTCCGCACCCTGGACGAGGCGGTGGACGAGGTGCGCGAGGACCGCAGGGAGCGTGAGCAGGACCGGCTGCGCCGACGCGACCAGGAGAAGCTGGACCGGGCCCGTATCAAGGCGCTGAACCGTCAGAACCGGGTCTGGGGACGCGGTGGACGGGTCGACCGGCAGGTGGACGTGCCCGCCATCGCCGCGGCCTCGGGCGGCGCGGCGCCGGCCGTCGCGGAGCCCGCCATAGCAGAGCCGGGTCAGCTGCCTCTGCGACCCCGGCCATCCCTGCAAGCCGTCGGCCCGAAGCAGCCGGCCGGTTCGAGCTCGAAGAGCCTGGACGCTTCGAGCCGGGGAAGTGACCCGCGGACCGTCGACCTCACCGCCGAGGACGACACCCAGACACTCCCCCGGCTCGACTCGCTGGAACAGAAACTGAAGGATCTGGAGCAGCAGTTCGGCTGA
- a CDS encoding ATP-binding protein, whose product MGHTERSAVGEVRRELREFLRDSSDEERTEAAELLVSELVTNALIHTRHGAVVTATATPARLRVEVQDFASADLPAPYVPNADDGTHGRGLILVRSLADAWGVEAQALGKVVWFELHGGRP is encoded by the coding sequence GTGGGCCACACCGAACGGTCGGCGGTGGGTGAAGTGCGCCGGGAGCTGAGGGAGTTCCTCCGGGACAGCTCCGACGAGGAGCGGACCGAGGCGGCGGAGCTGCTGGTGAGCGAGCTGGTGACCAACGCTCTCATCCACACCCGGCACGGGGCCGTGGTCACCGCCACGGCGACGCCGGCCCGACTGCGGGTGGAGGTCCAGGACTTCGCCTCGGCGGATCTGCCCGCGCCGTACGTACCGAACGCCGACGACGGTACGCACGGCAGGGGCCTGATCCTGGTCCGGAGCCTGGCCGACGCCTGGGGCGTGGAGGCGCAGGCCCTGGGCAAGGTCGTCTGGTTCGAGCTGCACGGCGGAAGGCCCTGA
- a CDS encoding pyruvate dehydrogenase gives MAKQNVAEQFVDILARAGVKRLYGVVGDSLNPVVDAIRRNPAVDWIPVRHEETAAFAAGAEAQVTGELAACAGSCGPGNLHLINGLYDAHRSMAPVLALASHIPSSEIGLGYFQATHPELLFQECSHYNEMISNPEQMPRLLQTAIQHAIGRGGVSVVSMPGDIASEPAPEKSIEHALVTARPTVRPGDEEIDKLCRMVDEAKRVTLFCGSGTAGAHAEVMEFAEKIKSPVGHALRGKEWIQYDNPYDVGMSGLLGYGAAYEATHECDLLILLGTDFPYNAFLPDDVKIVQVDVRPEHLGRRSKLDLAVWGDVRETLRCLTPRVKPKSDRKFLDRMLKKHASALEGVVKAYTRKVDKHVPIHPEYVASVLDEMADEDAVFTVDTGMNNVWAARYLTPNGKRRVIGSFSHGSMANALPQAIGAQFTDLNRQVVAMSGDGGFSMLMGDFLTLVQHDLPVKVVLFNNSSLGMVELEMLVAGLPSYGTGHADTDYAAIARAAGAYGVRVEKPKQLQGALKDAFKHKGPALVDVVTDPNALSIPPKISADMVTGFALSASKIVLDGGVGRMLQMARSNLRNVPRP, from the coding sequence ATGGCCAAGCAGAACGTGGCGGAGCAGTTCGTCGACATCCTCGCCAGGGCAGGCGTCAAACGCCTGTACGGCGTCGTCGGCGACAGCCTGAACCCCGTCGTGGACGCCATCCGGCGTAACCCGGCCGTCGACTGGATCCCCGTCCGCCACGAGGAGACCGCCGCCTTCGCGGCCGGGGCGGAAGCGCAGGTCACCGGCGAGCTCGCGGCCTGCGCCGGCTCCTGCGGACCGGGGAACCTGCACCTCATCAACGGCCTGTACGACGCGCACCGCTCAATGGCCCCGGTGCTGGCCCTCGCCTCGCACATCCCCTCCAGCGAGATCGGTCTCGGCTACTTCCAGGCAACCCATCCGGAGCTGCTGTTCCAGGAGTGCAGCCACTACAACGAGATGATCTCCAACCCGGAGCAGATGCCGAGGCTGCTCCAGACGGCGATCCAGCACGCCATCGGGCGCGGCGGCGTCAGCGTCGTCTCGATGCCGGGCGACATCGCTTCCGAGCCCGCCCCCGAGAAGAGCATCGAGCACGCCCTCGTCACCGCGCGGCCGACCGTACGGCCCGGCGACGAGGAGATCGACAAGCTCTGCCGCATGGTGGACGAGGCCAAACGGGTGACGCTGTTCTGCGGCAGCGGCACGGCCGGGGCGCACGCCGAGGTCATGGAGTTCGCCGAGAAGATCAAGTCCCCGGTCGGGCACGCGCTGCGCGGCAAGGAGTGGATCCAGTACGACAACCCGTACGACGTCGGGATGAGCGGGCTGCTCGGCTACGGCGCCGCGTACGAGGCGACGCACGAGTGCGACCTGCTCATCCTGCTCGGTACGGACTTCCCGTACAACGCCTTCCTCCCGGACGATGTGAAGATCGTCCAGGTCGATGTGCGCCCCGAGCACCTCGGCCGCCGCTCCAAGCTCGACCTCGCGGTCTGGGGCGATGTACGCGAGACCCTGCGCTGCCTGACGCCCCGGGTGAAGCCCAAGTCCGACCGCAAGTTCCTCGACCGGATGCTGAAGAAGCACGCGAGCGCTCTGGAGGGTGTGGTCAAGGCCTACACCCGCAAGGTCGACAAGCACGTCCCGATCCACCCAGAGTACGTCGCCTCCGTGCTGGACGAGATGGCCGACGAGGACGCCGTGTTCACCGTCGACACCGGCATGAACAACGTGTGGGCCGCCCGCTATCTGACACCCAACGGCAAGCGGCGGGTGATCGGTTCGTTCAGCCACGGCTCGATGGCCAACGCCCTGCCTCAGGCGATCGGCGCCCAGTTCACCGACCTGAACCGGCAGGTCGTCGCGATGTCCGGCGACGGCGGATTCTCCATGCTGATGGGCGACTTCCTCACCCTGGTCCAGCACGACCTGCCGGTGAAGGTCGTCCTGTTCAACAACTCCTCCCTCGGCATGGTCGAGTTGGAGATGCTGGTGGCGGGGCTGCCGTCGTACGGGACGGGCCACGCGGACACCGACTACGCCGCCATCGCCCGCGCGGCCGGTGCCTACGGCGTACGCGTGGAGAAGCCCAAGCAGTTGCAGGGCGCGCTCAAGGACGCCTTCAAGCACAAGGGCCCCGCGCTCGTCGACGTGGTCACCGACCCGAACGCGCTCTCCATCCCGCCGAAGATCAGCGCGGACATGGTCACCGGCTTCGCGCTCTCCGCGAGCAAGATCGTGCTCGACGGCGGAGTGGGCCGGATGCTCCAGATGGCCCGCTCCAACCTCCGCAACGTTCCCCGTCCTTAG